A region from the Salicibibacter cibarius genome encodes:
- a CDS encoding DnaJ domain-containing protein — protein MATPTVHDRVQGLTFEEMKSDISNYQSLVAESVVEIGARLKRIKEEDLTHGHFTEFLEELDIKPRQAQKMMQCADQFANAPSTADLTPGKMYEMLTLPPEIDRGEFAQGEHVVPSTGDHKTVADMTSKEMREVVKAHKPEKEAPEQPQARETIDIEPEEQAHTSQTNRELTGEEAIARLKPTFWLLLSEEVEENMTLTDLKNIAQLSHADQSMCIGDYDKYGLFPVEKYFYGISDKNYGYLMRIIEKLYKELVFSGLKDSLNERVDKLNETFQTQEEYRRELDAINAEVDEYIAEKKKERESHDDWFKSAFESGGSAGIAKSYETLGLEVGASASEVKNQYKTLMKALHPDVSKTDVTSHLFQMVKDAYDDINAQQEAAG, from the coding sequence TTGGCAACTCCAACGGTACATGACCGCGTACAAGGATTGACTTTCGAAGAGATGAAAAGCGATATTTCAAACTATCAATCACTTGTTGCGGAATCGGTTGTCGAAATCGGCGCGAGATTGAAACGTATCAAAGAGGAAGATTTAACACACGGCCACTTTACGGAGTTTCTCGAAGAATTGGACATAAAGCCAAGACAGGCGCAAAAAATGATGCAATGCGCCGACCAGTTTGCAAATGCGCCGTCAACGGCGGATTTAACACCGGGAAAAATGTATGAAATGTTGACGTTGCCGCCCGAAATCGATCGGGGCGAGTTTGCGCAAGGTGAACATGTCGTGCCGTCCACGGGCGATCACAAGACCGTTGCCGATATGACAAGCAAGGAAATGCGCGAAGTTGTAAAGGCGCACAAGCCCGAAAAAGAAGCGCCGGAGCAGCCGCAAGCAAGGGAAACGATAGACATTGAACCGGAAGAACAAGCGCACACAAGCCAAACAAACCGAGAATTAACGGGCGAGGAAGCTATTGCGAGATTGAAACCGACTTTTTGGCTTCTTTTATCTGAGGAAGTCGAGGAAAACATGACACTGACAGATTTAAAAAATATCGCGCAGTTATCACACGCCGATCAGTCAATGTGTATCGGAGACTATGATAAATACGGACTTTTCCCGGTAGAAAAATATTTCTACGGTATTTCAGACAAAAATTACGGCTACCTAATGCGTATTATTGAAAAGTTATATAAGGAATTAGTCTTTTCCGGATTAAAAGACAGTTTAAACGAACGTGTAGACAAATTGAACGAAACTTTTCAAACACAAGAGGAATACCGTCGCGAATTAGACGCAATTAACGCAGAAGTAGACGAATATATAGCGGAAAAGAAAAAGGAAAGAGAAAGTCACGATGATTGGTTTAAAAGCGCGTTTGAAAGTGGCGGAAGCGCCGGCATTGCAAAAAGTTACGAAACATTAGGCCTTGAAGTGGGCGCGAGTGCTTCGGAAGTTAAAAATCAGTATAAGACTTTAATGAAGGCTTTGCACCCGGACGTAAGCAAAACGGACGTTACCAGCCATTTATTTCAGATGGTTAAGGACGCATACGACGACATTAACGCGCAACAGGAGGCGGCAGGATGA
- a CDS encoding helix-turn-helix domain-containing protein, whose product MIVCKLGDIMAERQLSNREVVEKTGNKVSRNTVKSLQMNASRRIDFETLYNLCVGLGVQPGDLLQIEEGEQQ is encoded by the coding sequence ATGATAGTGTGCAAATTAGGCGATATAATGGCGGAAAGACAACTTTCCAATCGCGAAGTTGTAGAGAAAACGGGGAATAAAGTAAGTAGAAACACCGTCAAAAGCCTGCAAATGAACGCATCCCGGCGCATAGACTTCGAGACTTTATATAACCTTTGCGTTGGTTTGGGCGTTCAACCGGGCGACTTATTACAAATTGAGGAGGGCGAACAACAGTGA
- a CDS encoding TOTE conflict system archaeo-eukaryotic primase domain-containing protein, translated as MAPTKTDNQKPIIKKLNDFYIQTRRKYLVQLTEGKYITLNKDRMENVFYLNDGMIKRHLNGDLTYGIFAGGYFNKFISFDVDCETRDAARWATLRLIYVLTEEFNIMRGHIHVSLSGNKGYHVDLFFNKPIAIQDLKAFYTTVIQEVGEVPNGEIEFRPSWSQGVKLPLGVHQKTGRRCWFVDTETLEPIKRYDYILDIEPMPADTVTDQYFDLSDEQAAEFEHVVESTDITANVADYSAGLKRATRILDAGQLLESNSRHHVTFDLAKFFHSQGYEGDEAVTHILTVLHNTPRDYFHSDSTPDFWRREAERITALVFDRGYTFGNTDQPIVIHKSEILAVLSCGTFKTKQLLYAMLVTSKRYGKSFYLTAPTARKMLGTKSNETVTNALKRLADGGFIEYTRKGEIDVAMSRDIGRPRYKPNKYRLLIDEPAADEPSVQVTQEQSVVEVAFLLCDPAEIKQYVKRREYENQWQ; from the coding sequence ATGGCACCTACCAAGACAGACAACCAAAAGCCAATCATTAAGAAGTTGAATGATTTTTATATACAAACGCGGAGGAAATACCTTGTTCAACTGACCGAAGGTAAGTATATCACGTTGAACAAAGACCGAATGGAGAACGTATTTTACTTAAATGACGGAATGATAAAACGACACCTAAACGGAGATTTAACCTACGGTATTTTTGCTGGCGGTTATTTCAACAAATTTATATCGTTCGATGTTGATTGCGAAACTAGAGACGCCGCAAGGTGGGCGACATTACGGCTTATTTATGTGCTTACGGAAGAATTTAATATTATGCGCGGCCATATTCATGTAAGTTTGAGCGGGAATAAAGGGTATCACGTTGATTTATTTTTCAATAAGCCAATTGCCATTCAAGACCTAAAAGCATTCTATACGACAGTTATCCAAGAAGTGGGTGAAGTACCTAACGGTGAAATTGAATTCCGACCTTCATGGTCGCAAGGGGTAAAGTTGCCGTTGGGTGTTCACCAAAAAACTGGCCGCCGGTGCTGGTTTGTTGACACTGAAACGCTGGAACCGATTAAACGATATGATTACATTTTGGATATTGAGCCGATGCCAGCCGATACCGTAACAGACCAATATTTCGATCTTTCAGACGAACAGGCGGCCGAGTTTGAACATGTGGTCGAATCAACCGACATAACGGCAAATGTGGCCGATTACAGCGCCGGGTTGAAGCGAGCAACACGTATTCTTGATGCTGGCCAACTGCTCGAAAGCAACTCTCGGCACCACGTCACATTCGACCTTGCAAAATTTTTTCATTCGCAGGGTTACGAAGGGGATGAAGCCGTGACGCACATTTTAACGGTGCTACATAACACGCCACGTGATTATTTCCACAGTGACAGCACGCCGGATTTTTGGCGGCGAGAGGCGGAGCGGATAACGGCGCTGGTTTTTGATCGGGGTTATACGTTTGGAAACACTGATCAGCCGATAGTTATACATAAATCGGAAATATTGGCCGTTCTTTCATGCGGCACCTTTAAAACGAAGCAGTTACTCTACGCGATGCTGGTCACAAGCAAGCGTTACGGGAAATCGTTCTATTTGACGGCGCCCACAGCAAGGAAAATGTTGGGGACAAAATCAAACGAAACAGTTACAAATGCTTTAAAACGATTAGCAGATGGAGGCTTTATAGAATATACAAGAAAAGGTGAAATAGATGTCGCTATGAGCCGCGACATTGGCCGTCCAAGATACAAGCCGAATAAATACCGGTTATTAATTGACGAACCGGCCGCCGATGAACCAAGCGTGCAAGTTACACAAGAACAATCCGTCGTCGAAGTGGCTTTTTTACTTTGCGATCCGGCCGAGATAAAACAATATGTTAAGCGTAGAGAATACGAAAATCAGTGGCAGTGA
- a CDS encoding helix-turn-helix transcriptional regulator: MQQITPQQLKYVRASYGISQEELAEMLGVTAGMIGLIERGRRNMSAKLMTKFENALDLSAERIQEIETAFKEIERMKKAAMSV, translated from the coding sequence ATGCAGCAGATCACGCCGCAACAACTTAAATACGTCCGTGCATCTTACGGAATCAGCCAAGAAGAACTCGCCGAAATGTTGGGTGTCACAGCCGGCATGATAGGACTTATTGAGCGCGGGCGCCGTAACATGTCCGCGAAGCTAATGACTAAATTTGAAAATGCGCTCGATTTATCGGCTGAACGAATACAAGAAATCGAAACAGCTTTCAAAGAAATTGAGCGCATGAAAAAGGCAGCAATGAGCGTTTAA
- a CDS encoding helix-turn-helix domain-containing protein — protein sequence MKLSRRGFRYLRFRESLNQYEYAAIIGISQRLVSAIELGNRKVSPRTAALVWAAFKLDDNEVLTLEERG from the coding sequence ATGAAACTATCACGGCGCGGCTTCCGTTATCTCCGGTTTCGGGAGTCGCTCAATCAGTACGAATACGCCGCAATCATTGGAATCTCACAAAGGCTAGTATCGGCCATTGAACTAGGCAATCGCAAGGTGTCGCCACGAACGGCGGCACTTGTGTGGGCGGCTTTTAAGTTGGACGACAACGAAGTGCTGACGTTGGAAGAACGAGGGTAA